The DNA window CTTATAGGAATAATGACCCTCTCCGATGGATACATGGTGGCTCTCCTGTGCAGGCACAAGAGGCAACCCAGCGTCTCCACAGCACTGGCCCGTCTCCAGTATCATCCCCAGAATTGAGGGCCACCCAGACAATCCTGCTGCTCTTGAGTTGCTTCGTGGTCATGTCCATCTTGGACAGCATTGTCTCCTATGCAAGAATCACACTGAAGGGTGATCCGGTATTTTACTATATCCACATCATTGTGGCTCATAGCTATGCCACCTTCAGCCCTTTGGTGTTAATTAGTACTGAAAAACGTATATTTAGTATTTTGAGATATATGTTGGAGAAGACAGTAAATATTTCAGTAACCAGTGCTGGATAAATTctgttaaaatgagaaaatgtgattTCTTTGGGATGATGCACCATGGCACAGTATATAtgctgttttctttaaatataatatagagTTCTTCTTCTATTAGATTTGTATACTTGGATATGTAAGTggcaaatacataaaagaaaatcaagcCATCTTTATCTGTGAGATATTACCAAGGTTTTATGTTTCTTATTGAGTCCTCCAGCAGGGACTCTGAGGAGGATGTGACTTTTCATGACCTGGGCTATTCCAAACTATTTTTAGGTACAATAGTCCCAATGATTTTCAATAATTGTATTGCCTCAGttatctatattttttcaaattagacATGTAAACATTTGCTACCATAAAACACCATATCATAgagcatgcatgtgtgcacatgtgcacatgcacattcacacacacacacatacacacacagacacagtaCATGCAGAGAATCATACAGTCATTTCCACAGCATTGCTCATAAAACCatgttttaaataatcaaatgtaGAAAGAACCCAACACCCAGAAcataagaatatataaacaatatgTTATTCAGACACTGGACTATTAacacttaaaatgaaagaaaattctggCACAGGATGCCAAATAGCCGAGCCCTCAAGACACTCTACTCAGTGAAGCAAGTCAGTCACAAAACAACCAATATTATACAAAAAGAACTTAAAGGAGGTTGAAGTTGGAGTTTCCAAATTGATagacacagaaaacagaatgaCATTCCACCAACCCGAGGACATGGGGGCTCGGGAATGTTGTTATCTTAACCCAGAGGtggaaaatatcttttctgaaattaaaaagtgatcaatttctttttaaaaaaaaaattaggtagaCTTGgacatatgtatatgttttattttatttatttattttttatgtggatcaaacccagcaccacaccaatgccaggcaagtgcctgtctactgagccaaaaccccagcccaatgaTAAAATTCTTAACATGCCACAATGTCATGTGGTGAGCTTAAAATATTAGAGCCAATTCCTTTCAGTGTTTTGAAGATGTGTTTTTGAAAACTCAAATCTTATTCTCAATCTCTCACCCTATGATTACACATGTTGGCAAACGTAGTTAAATGCACATGAATTTTATTAACTCATTATTGCACTGTtacaaaaataaagagggaaaaatcaaatataatccCTCTAGAAAATCAACAAACCTCAATGataattaataaaagagaaaggaaggaacaaagcaaatacaaaaacatacaaaGGATACTAAACCAGAAAATCATTAGGACTACAAGTGTAAGTTGTTATACGTGTCAATAATAACCTGGTGTGTGAGTGAATTCCTCAATAAAAATACAGAGACTGTCTACATGCATTGCTAATCCCAGTTGTGATTGATGTGCaaacagtttttatttccttactttCAAAAAAATTTGATGATAACTTACACATAGAAAAGTACCAAAAAATGTTCAGGTGTATAAATATGACAGACATGTAGTCCTCAAGGCCAGGGCCAGCAACAATACTTGAAGTGCATGTCCTCCaggccctaatcttcattttacagaagtGGCAGAAAATAACACACTTTTAGAactatcatttacatttttattttacaattttgtaCAGAAATGATACTATGTGTGTTATATAAGTTGATTCTTTAAAGCCTCCTCAGTATCTATTTTACCTTAAATAAAGCAGGTATATGAGAGCAGATCAATGtaatatttttgtgtggtgctgggtatggaacccatggccttgtgcatgtgaagcaagcactctaccaactgagctatgtccgcAGCTCTGATgcaaattttttaatgtataaatataccagaGAACAATGGGGCTCTGTGCCTGTAATCTTCTGTGAGCCATCAAACAGATGTGCACTCATGGAAAATCTTTCTAGTGTCATTTGAGGCTTGTCATGGGAGCAGACTGAAAAATGTTGAgtaagtgaaataataaaattgtcattttgcCTGATCATCACATTTTGggaaacatgaattttttttctaatggtgtatagaattttctttttaaaaaacaccctGCCTGTCCTCCCTCATATATGGAGGCTAAAAAGGTTTAACACATGGAAGTGCAGCTTAGCAAAGGCTGGAAAGAGGCAGGAGAAGGGGCACTGGAAGGTGCAGTCAAAGGAGGGTGAGTGGtccctgggcacagctgcagtTCCCAGGAGTAATCTCTGAAGATCTCAGCTGAATCTAGCATAGATAGGAAAAAGGTGAACTTTAGCCAACTTGGTTTAGACACCTGGAGTATGAGTATAACCAAAACAAATCCataaatggacttttttttttattggttgttcacaacattacaaagctcttgacatatcatatttcatacattagattgaagtgggttatgaactcccaattttaccccaaatgcagattgcagaatcgcgtcggttacacatccacaattttacataacaTACATGGACTTTGAAAAGATAAGACAATCAATTTTATTGTTACTGCAGATGGACATCATGTCCGTTCTTCCAACATCCAAGTGAAACTGGTAGGTTATGAAGCAAGCATCTTGATCTGGGAAGGCCTGATAAATATCATAAAAAGTTCCATCAGTCCCAAGTCTGTTCTGAGCCAATCTGAGACCTAAAAACCTTCCTGACCTCCTGCCCGGGAAGATTTGATCTGTGTGTGTTTTTGATTATTTGTCTGTtatctaaaataattatgatgaaaCCCCAGGATTTCCAACACTAACTGGAAGACACGGTGGCTGTTTTTCCTTAATGATAATATCTGGTTCCTTTGGTAAATGACTCTACAGGTCACACAAGATCCAAACACAGACATATCCACTCTCTTTCCTAACAGAGAACAACAGTTTCTCCCATATCCTGATGATATTACAGAGAATGGATTTAGTTGACCATGAAATGcttgaagggacaggaaaagtTGTAGCCTCAGCACTAAGTTGATCTTCTGTAATATTTGAGCTGGGCACCGCATTGTGCAGCTGCAgttccagcgactcaggaggctgaggcaggaggatctcttgatCGCaggaagttcaagaccagtcgcTGCAATGGAGGGAGATTACatctcagaaacaaaaaaaaaggacaatatttgaatattttctgctACAGAGTATTAATAACTTAGAGCGAGTGAGGCAAAAAAATGCACTCCATGCCTAACCTTCTTCCTCTGGTTCAAGTAGACTTTTCAGAAATCAGGAGAACAAGCAGCCTCCTACCTTTGCAACCAGAGCCCTTGGGAGACCCACTACCACACGCCCAGAAGTGCATTTGGATCCTTCACATGCTGTTCCAGAAAGAaggtgatggtttgtgtcctcttcagGGGTTTAAAATTCTGCCACTGAACAGCATTCACACTGGCCTCTTAGGGTTCAATCAGCAGCCTGACTTCTTTGGTTCAGGCCACATTACAATAGGTCAAGCCATAGCCACTGCCATCCAGCTGTATTTCTGGGCTGGAAGGATGCAGAACAGGTTGGCCTTTTAGTCTCAGGTTGTCTGTATCATTGGCTGTGACCCCTGTGTGCCACTTTCCTATGCATGTCATAGGTATAGCAAGAAAGACAGGCTCAGGACCTGTAACCTGGGCTTGagagttcaaatcctgactttCCTCACCAATTTCCTCTGAAATCCACTGACTTAATTTATCTGGGTTTTGATTTCTTCACTGTAATGTGGTGGATCGTAATGCTACTGCATTCAGATAATCACTAAGGAAATTAAGAGTTAATACATGGTGTCTGTGTACACAGAGGTGAGCTGCTACTCTTACATTTTCAATGTCACATGATGTATAAATTGCATGACATCCTTGGTCGGGGGCCATGCTAGTAATCTTATTTGCATCCTTCAAATCTCAGGACAACATGATGCCAAATGAGTGCTATTATTTGTTCTCATCCACATGATAACCCTAAAACAGATACGGTCTCTATTTTACACTGAGGCTGAAAGAACTAGGCCACTACTTCAAGGCTGCAAGGCCAATAAAATTTAGATGGGAACATGGATTAGATCTGTGTGTTTCCAAGACATCTGAGCGCTCTCCCGCACTCTGATTCCTGATCACCTACTTATGCTTTTTTCTCCCCACTCCTTATTGGTTTAGCATTCAGACGAAAATATAATGACattgaaaaagttaaataatgaaGTCAGAAAAAATACATGGAGAAATAATGTTATAGGTATATTGGGAAAAAACCTGGAGTTAACACGAAggggatttcattatttttattgatgtttgttgctctaataaaaaaaatacatcaaaacacCTATTACCTCATGCACCTCAAGAGAGTTGTACTTAGGCAAGATATTTCTGTTCCTAACTAAACAAAACTATTCTTCCAAAATGCTTTTTTCCAGCAAAGGGTTCCCCGTCATGGTCTACTTATGGACAAGGGAAGGTATCTGCTTTAGGCAAGTTCAGTAACAAAACAGCCCATATAtcatttaacacttttttttgcaactatgaattgaacccaggtgcatgtgaccactgagccacattcccagaactttgtattttttttttttaatttggacacAGTACCTCACTAAGATGCTCAGGGACTCACacagttgttgaggctagccttcaacttgagatcttcctgcctcagcctcctgagccgctggcatgacaggtgtgcaccacctcacctggttTGATAAAGATCTTACAAAGAACAACAGAAGTTTCATCTCCCTCATCCTCATTTAGGTTTTCTTCCAACATCAACTAATTTTTGGAAACTCAGGAGGAAATAACGTGGGATGAAACTGTGAGGGGTCATCTGGCCCTGTGTAAACATGTTCTCGTCCTCCCCAGTGTGGATTGGAAGAactggattatttggtttttggtataATGAGCATCACAGCACTGACAGTGGCGTAGCCGTTGCCCACCAGCATCTGGAACACAAGGCGAACCGGATCCGTCTTCTGCATTTTACTGTAAGAGGAGGAGATCACGCAGTCCACAAAGTACATGACCACAAAGGAACCCATGAGGAGCAGGATGGTCCTAGTGGCCCTCTGCTCTGGGGAGGCCTGTGCAATCCTTCTGGTGTTGTGGAGGTGCTGGCACTGCTTCTTATGCCTCCAAAGGAAAGCCACCATGTACCCACTGGAGAGGGCCATGAGCTTGAGAAGAAAGACGTCCTGGAGTATTCCTACCAGGGAAAATAAGATCCCGTAATAGTAACCTGTGGGGGAAACCCTGCAAAATTTAGTGGAAAACCAAACATCTGATGTGTCATTGGAGGGGCCTCCAATAGAGACTAAAATACGAACATTAATGAACATGTTGAACACCCAGAGAATGAGAAAGTACCACAGACTGCGTTGTGGGGATGTGTGCTTGAACTTGGCCAGAAAAGATCCTCTGGGGCTGAGGGTGGTGGCCTGCAGGACACTCAGCAGGCAGGTGGTGCTGACCGACAGGCTCCTCATCAGCCTGTACAGGTAGATGATGGCTTTACATGTGATGTCGTTCCAAATATCCTGAACCCCCAAAATGTCTATATCCAGGAACACCCTGATTATGAGCATCAGCAGATGAATCAGGGCCAGGTGAGTGATGGCCATGTTCATGGGCCTGGTCCTGTGCTGGACAAGGAACATGAGGatgtggaagaggaggaggaagatgttGGCTGTGATCCCAAGGACAATTTGGGAATAAAAGACATTTCTTAcagcaagaaaaatggaaagggtgCTGCTcttggtcattttcttttttttctagtgaaaAGACATATAGAGTCCATGTCTGATGatcaaataaagataaaattcacatCAATCACAGTGGTTACCAGCTTCAACCTCCCCAACCACCAAGTCAGCCCACCTCAAAGTATTTGGGCACTTTTTTAATGCACCCTTTGCAAACTCTCAGTACGCAAGCATAACATCTTTTCTGTTTATCTCCACTGGTAGGGCCATGATTAGTTTGTCTTGGCATGCGTAGCAACCTGATAAAAAATCTCAGTAGGTAGCACCCAAAGTGAGTTCAAGTGGATCAGATGGCTGGAATGTCCACATAGATCTCTCCAGGAAAGAGTGTGGATGCTGGATGAAGCCCCATACAGTTCTATATTTTTAGTGTTCTCTGTTCTGGATTGCTCATCACAGtttagagacaaaatataaagaatgttagCTCTGAATGCAGACTtcttgaatttatatatatttttgataccagatattgaacccaggtttACATAACCActgatatcattttatatatatttcattatgccagaaaaaaaaacatatctcaGTGGGCAGAACCATCCATTTTTAGCAGAATTTAAttccaaaatttcttttctgCCCACTCTTTGGCATATGGAGAAATGGGGAAAAGTAATCATgatttaagtgtgtgtgtgtgtgtgtgtgtgtgtgtgtgtgtgcgtgtttgtgttttaaccaggaattaaacccaaaggtgcttaaccactgagccacatccctaactattttatttttttaagatttattttttagttgtagttggacacaatatctttattttttttaatttttatgtggtgctaaggacagAAACgaggaccttgcacgtgctaggcaagcgctctaccgctgagccacaaccccagccccttatttttattttgagacagggcctcactaagttgatgaggctggccttgaacctgcaaatCTCCTccatcagcttcccaagctgctggggtaaCAGGCATGCAATGCACCAACACACCAGGAAAATCCAAGTATTTGGGGGTTCATAGCTTTTagtgttttaattaaaagaaaggaatCCAAACTCACTCTGATAATGGAGTTTACATAAGAGAACAAGATTTCTTATCTTCTTTTCATAAGCAATGATATTTCTCCAGAGGACAGAGAGAAAATAGTGTAATAGAAAATTTGATGGTGACAATCTCATGGTATAGCTCCCTATAGAATGAAggtgttttctttgtttccatcTTAATTCTGCTTTATAGCTATGAAGCATGTAACATTTACAATAAGGTGATCAACATATCCCCACATTCTATCATCTAAAAAACAAGTGGGTAAGACTATCAATCACTCCCACATCTACctagaaaattataatttgaaaacatCAGTTACGAAGTGTGAGAAAAAACAACCAGGAGTCCAgacaatttaaatgttttagcCTAGTTAAATGATTGCTTTGAAATCTTTGCAGAAGTATCATTGTAAATAGTGGAAAATAATTCATGACATTAGAAAAATGTAATCTCTTCCAAATGATTCATTTAgtaagaaatgttttgtttttttcttcattcacacATTCAGGTAAAGAAGATTCCTTACCTTGTACtgctcaagaaaaacaaaagaaaaatgataataaaatggtCTAGGACTCTCCACATTTGAAGAGTGACAGATGGTTATTAGGAGGTACAGTGCTACAGGTAGCTATGGATAGATGATGCCTATTCCTGTGTGCACACTTGAAGTGAGTTATAAGATGTACACTAAAATTTGACCCAAAACACCTCTACAGCAATGTAAACTGGATATGTAACACTTGAAGAggcctttaaaaaattacagaaaatgaaataatgatgatTCCCTTCTATCATGTTATGAAATACAGGTTTTTCTTCAATTCAGTTAAATgcagattagaaaataaaatggagagcATCGGAAGAAAAAACAGGAGAAACAGGCTACCTGATGTATCTGTGAATGGAGGGCACAGGACTTTGGTTTCATCCCTGCCAGGGGTGGATGGCCACCCTGCATGCATTGTCATGGGAGGGAGGGTTGGAGCCAGGAGGGCCCATGGACTTGCAAACACAGGTAGAGAACTGGGTTTTCTTGGGAGCATTGCctgaaaacaactgaaaaattacTCTTTTTGCTATAGAAGAAATTTCCTGGTTACAGCTGGAAAACCTTATCATTTTAGTGAAGTGCTGATCATGGGAAATGGCAGAGTCAGATGCTCTCACAGGTCCCCCACAGGCATTATCTCCCTGCAGAACCAGGACACAGCAGGCAGAGAAGCAGCTGGCCATCTGCACACTGTGCAGGTCACACATGTGTGTATCAGGTCCCTCCATGGTTCACAGGTAGATGTTTTATAAAGAATGCAATGTTGCTACTTCTGTGCTAATTTATCAGTTTTGTTAGAAAACGACCTGAAAATGTGAACATTTCATAAAAGCAAGTTAAAAGAAATCCTCTgagcctgtcccctcctggcTGTGCCTCACCCCACTCACACCTGCCAGGACTAGTCCGACCATGTGATCAGGGTGCAGACAGAAGTCTGTCCAGCACCAGGATGATCCAAGACCCCCTCCTCAGTTCTGGGGAGAGAGGTGCTGCAGCAGCTCCTGGCAGCCCTGATGGGCCAAGCCCCAGGTCATGACTTAAACCCTGGTGGAAACAAGCTCTCCTCAGACTGGAGGTTCTGAATAGGATGACCTAAGTCCAAAGAGAATACTTTGGAAAACAAGTTCAGGGACAGGTCCCAGTGAGGGAGGGTCCAGTGGGGAAGAACAAGGAAATTCTAAGAGGGCAGATTAGAGGAGAAACCTAAGTGGAGAACAAACAAGAATGGGAATCTAGTCCTTTCCTGCCCTGACCAAGGAGCCATCacttaaatatttcacattctgCCCCTGTCTAAGTCGTGGACAACACAGAAATACATGCCATCACCCAGGGGCCAGAGACTAGGGAACAATCCCAAAGTTAGTACACCCCACTCAGTGGTGAGGAAAGCAGACCCACAGCACCTTGGGCTTCTAGGGCCTGGATGTGGAGAGACATggactggagggagggaggggtcatAGCTGCTTTATCAGGTGCCCCATTGACACCGTCCTGTAAATACTGTGATTTGCATCCCTACTTCCTGATGTGCATTCCATACATGAAAGGGCAGATGTCATTTGTTGTTATCGCACAGATCAAGTTCACCATCACCTCTCCACTATCATCCCCTGTCTCCTTGATGACCTGGAGGGAGGAGACCATGGGACCTTTGGAAGCCAGGAAGGGGTGGTCACTACTGTCCCTTGGTTGTGATATTAAGCAATGGCACCCCTAGTCCCTGCTCTAGTTCAAAACCTTATGGCAGCCAGAGCACCATTGGTTTATTTTTGTGAGATCAAAATGGAGACAACATACATCAGCATAAGAAAATGCTATTTGCTATTTCTCTAAAACGTGAGAATAAACTTTCTTTATAAGTATcatatttgcaaaaaataaaccATATCATTTCCTTCTGatcaattaaaagatattttggtgTATGCTATTATTTCTCACTATCTCAGTATTAGAAGAAAATGCTTAAAGTATTTTGGATTGAGTTtttgagaaaagagaaggaaaaaccaGTGTGTTTAATAAAATTCTGGGGTTAACATTTATCTCTTCCTGGGAGAATAGGAATATGGATTCATAATGCTGAAGCAGAAAATAACCAGGACCCTTATTATTATGCACTTTGAAAACTAACAGAGAAGCAAATCAAACTCCCTGTAGTCTGAGAAATGGATAGAAACCTAAAAtgatttacttaaaatattttttttcttattaaaaaattaacaaattttcaTGAATCACCAAATTAATGGGCAAAATCTAGTAAGAACAAAACTTTCCTCTGAATTCTAAACAGTCCTCTAAGCTGTTGAGTGTGTAGAGCTGGATGCATAACTTAAAGCTATGTTAGAA is part of the Urocitellus parryii isolate mUroPar1 unplaced genomic scaffold, mUroPar1.hap1 Scaffold_2595, whole genome shotgun sequence genome and encodes:
- the LOC144251898 gene encoding vomeronasal type-1 receptor 90-like, yielding MAITHLALIHLLMLIIRVFLDIDILGVQDIWNDITCKAIIYLYRLMRSLSVSTTCLLSVLQATTLSPRGSFLAKFKHTSPQRSLWYFLILWVFNMFINVRILVSIGGPSNDTSDVWFSTKFCRVSPTGYYYGILFSLVGILQDVFLLKLMALSSGYMVAFLWRHKKQCQHLHNTRRIAQASPEQRATRTILLLMGSFVVMYFVDCVISSSYSKMQKTDPVRLVFQMLVGNGYATVSAVMLIIPKTK